One window from the genome of Nicotiana tomentosiformis chromosome 5, ASM39032v3, whole genome shotgun sequence encodes:
- the LOC138892912 gene encoding secreted RxLR effector protein 161-like, with protein sequence MCVKESMHVIFDETNIISERQEQDDEENGLTRNSNGETAIQLEAVSQEITGDGPDLDEPGSSVDQNMYRGMIDSLLYLTARKPNSIFSVGLCTRFQTNPKESHLKAVKRILRYLKGTTDFCLWCPKGSSFDLVGYADADYVDFLMD encoded by the exons ATGTGTGTAAAAGAAAGTATGCATGTTAtctttgatgaaactaacattatTTCTGAGAGGCAAGAACAAGATGATGAAGAGAATGGGCTGACAAGAAATTCAAATGGTGAAACCGCTATCCAGCTTGAAGCTGTATCACAGGAAATAACAGGTGATGGACCAG atttggatgaacctggttcatctgttgatcagaatatgtataggggaatgattgactctttgttatatctcactgctagaaAGCCTAACTctattttcagtgtaggcctttgtacTAGATTTCAgacaaatccaaaggagtctcacttgaaggCAGTCAAAAGGATATTGAGATACTTAAAAGGCACAACTGATTTTTGCCTATGGTGTCCAAAAGGTAGTAGTTTTGAtttagtgggatatgctgatgctgattatgtagATTTTCTTATGGATTGA